A genomic region of Barnesiella viscericola DSM 18177 contains the following coding sequences:
- a CDS encoding sodium:solute symporter, with product MTPVVVLITIFAYFIVLFSISYAVGRRADSQGFFVGNRRSPWFVVAFAMIGSMISGVTFISVPGMVAASGFSYLQMVLGFVVGQLLIAYVLVPLFYRMNVVSIYEYLETRFGIASYRTGAWFFFISKMLGAAVRLFLVCVVLQLLVFEPLHLPFVLNVVFTVGLVWLYTFRGGVKSLIWTDTLKTVCLVVSVVLCIYYIARGLHLDLGGLWQTIRGSEMSQMFFFDDVNDKRYFFKQFLAGVFTVIAMNGLDQDMMQRNLSCRNSRDSQKNMITSGIAQFFVNALFLMLGVLLYVYASAYGIAIPAKSDELFPWIAKQGYFPGIVGILFVVGLISSAYSAAGSALTALTTSFTVDILGVKGKSEEQVSHLRKRVHIGMAVVMGVVIFIFNVLNNTSVIDAVYTLASYTYGPILGLFAFGLSVKTPVRDRYIPLVAIVSPILCFILDRHSQEWFGGYSFSYELLILNALFTYIGLLLLIRRGKDK from the coding sequence ATGACACCTGTTGTAGTTTTAATCACGATATTCGCTTACTTTATAGTCTTGTTTTCCATTTCGTATGCCGTGGGTCGCCGGGCCGACAGTCAGGGTTTTTTCGTGGGTAACCGGCGGTCGCCTTGGTTTGTGGTGGCCTTTGCCATGATTGGTTCCATGATTTCGGGGGTGACCTTCATCTCGGTGCCCGGCATGGTGGCCGCCAGTGGATTCTCCTATTTGCAGATGGTGCTGGGGTTTGTCGTGGGACAGTTGCTCATCGCCTATGTACTGGTGCCGCTCTTTTACCGCATGAATGTGGTCTCAATTTATGAGTATCTCGAAACCCGATTCGGTATCGCCTCCTATCGCACGGGAGCCTGGTTCTTCTTCATCTCCAAGATGCTGGGGGCGGCCGTGCGGCTCTTCCTCGTGTGTGTAGTCTTGCAGTTGCTGGTATTCGAGCCGCTGCACCTGCCGTTTGTGCTGAATGTGGTTTTTACGGTGGGGCTGGTGTGGCTCTATACGTTCAGAGGTGGGGTGAAGTCGCTGATTTGGACCGATACGTTGAAGACCGTCTGTCTGGTCGTCTCGGTCGTGCTGTGCATCTACTATATAGCCCGGGGGCTGCATCTCGACCTGGGGGGACTGTGGCAGACGATACGTGGGTCGGAGATGTCGCAGATGTTCTTCTTTGACGATGTGAACGACAAGCGGTATTTCTTCAAGCAGTTCCTGGCGGGGGTATTCACGGTAATTGCCATGAACGGACTCGATCAGGATATGATGCAGCGCAACCTGAGTTGCCGGAATTCCAGAGATTCGCAAAAGAACATGATTACGAGCGGTATCGCCCAGTTTTTTGTCAACGCTCTGTTCCTGATGCTGGGGGTGTTGCTCTATGTCTATGCCTCGGCCTATGGCATTGCCATACCGGCGAAGAGCGACGAGCTGTTCCCGTGGATAGCGAAACAGGGCTATTTCCCCGGGATTGTGGGCATCTTGTTTGTGGTGGGGCTCATCTCGTCGGCCTATTCGGCAGCCGGGTCGGCCTTGACCGCCCTGACCACCTCGTTTACGGTCGATATTCTGGGCGTGAAGGGCAAGAGCGAGGAGCAGGTGTCGCATCTGCGCAAACGGGTGCATATAGGCATGGCTGTCGTGATGGGTGTGGTGATATTCATCTTCAACGTGCTGAACAATACGAGTGTAATCGATGCCGTATATACGCTGGCCAGCTATACCTATGGTCCCATCTTGGGGCTGTTTGCCTTTGGCCTGTCGGTCAAGACACCGGTGCGAGACCGCTATATCCCGCTGGTCGCCATCGTCTCACCGATACTCTGTTTCATTTTGGATCGCCATTCGCAAGAGTGGTTCGGCGGTTACTCGTTCAGTTACGAGCTGTTGATACTGAATGCCTTGTTTACCTACATCGGGCTGTTGCTTTTGATTCGTCGGGGAAAGGATAAATAG
- a CDS encoding exo-beta-N-acetylmuramidase NamZ family protein: MKKFSLFLVAIVYVLAMYAAEPRVVVGAERTDLYYPALEGQRVAVFSNHTGRVGDRHLVDMLVDDGVNVVTIFSPEHGFRGDADAGEHVSGSVDAKTGIRIRSLYDGRSGRPSDEAMRTFDVLLVDIQDVGLRYYTYYISMVKLMDACAEFGRRVIVLDRPNPNGHYVDGPILDMKYKSGVGWLPIPVVHGLTLGELARMVNGEHWLTAGRECDLTVVPCLHYTHQTHYVLSVAPSPNLPNMQAVYLYPSLCYFEATPVSLGRGTDWPFQVYGHPDMKGGDFSFTPRSVKGAKNPPLRDQLCYGRDLRGLSPEVIWTRGLDLEYLIDAYRNLGMGDRFFTSFFEKLIGVDYVRPMIEAGKSADEIKAMWRDDVARFKELRRPYLLYEE, encoded by the coding sequence ATGAAAAAATTTAGCCTGTTTTTGGTGGCGATTGTTTATGTGTTGGCTATGTATGCCGCCGAACCACGTGTGGTGGTAGGGGCTGAGCGCACGGACTTGTATTATCCGGCCTTGGAGGGGCAGCGGGTGGCTGTTTTCTCGAACCATACGGGGCGGGTAGGTGACCGTCATTTGGTGGATATGCTGGTGGACGATGGGGTGAATGTGGTGACGATTTTTTCGCCGGAACATGGCTTTCGCGGTGATGCCGATGCGGGCGAACATGTGTCGGGGTCGGTTGATGCCAAGACGGGAATACGGATTCGTTCGTTGTATGACGGGCGTTCGGGTCGCCCGTCGGACGAGGCGATGCGTACTTTCGATGTGCTGCTGGTCGACATTCAAGATGTAGGGCTGCGCTACTACACCTATTATATTTCGATGGTGAAACTGATGGACGCTTGTGCCGAGTTTGGCCGACGGGTGATTGTGCTCGACCGTCCGAACCCCAACGGGCATTATGTGGACGGCCCTATTCTCGACATGAAGTACAAGTCGGGGGTGGGGTGGTTGCCTATCCCGGTGGTGCATGGCCTGACGCTGGGCGAGCTGGCCCGTATGGTGAATGGCGAGCATTGGTTGACCGCAGGGCGGGAGTGCGACCTCACGGTGGTGCCGTGTCTTCACTACACGCATCAGACGCACTATGTGCTGTCGGTGGCTCCATCGCCCAACTTGCCCAACATGCAGGCGGTCTATCTTTATCCTTCGCTCTGTTATTTCGAGGCTACGCCGGTGAGTTTGGGGCGGGGGACCGATTGGCCTTTCCAGGTGTATGGACACCCCGATATGAAGGGGGGTGACTTTTCCTTCACGCCTCGCAGCGTGAAGGGGGCCAAGAATCCACCGCTTCGGGACCAGCTTTGCTACGGTCGAGATTTACGGGGGCTCTCGCCTGAGGTGATTTGGACCCGGGGGCTCGACCTCGAATATCTGATAGATGCCTATCGCAATCTGGGTATGGGTGACCGCTTTTTCACTTCGTTTTTCGAGAAGCTGATCGGGGTGGATTATGTGCGCCCCATGATTGAGGCGGGAAAGTCGGCCGATGAGATTAAGGCGATGTGGCGTGACGATGTGGCCCGATTCAAGGAGCTGCGGCGGCCTTACCTGCTGTATGAAGAGTAA